A genomic window from Nicotiana sylvestris chromosome 11, ASM39365v2, whole genome shotgun sequence includes:
- the LOC138880737 gene encoding golgin IMH1-like, which produces MRELEHERPTKKPHIQEFVEVSQEPCDWLTKEREYRAEVSKLKRQLKDLKFENKVQVVADEGEKNRLAQANEALKAQIRQMRINADNQQRSRSDERLIYGLKKEIGECRDDLKRSEGTLAQLQVQWAKRTKERTQYLQQARKDYEKTIVGLKRNVATLESKAAKQAKAFETESKHCCNLMASMEGEIQQLRKQHLHDSRVLKVRGDQIERLHLEKCQTRNKILTIASAITRKCRECEDMTRTTFMSALMIFVKRTMYDLEQLERDLAPKPAARPNDASWAPTFGALMYL; this is translated from the coding sequence atgagagaacttgagcacgaaaggccgaccaaaaaacctcacattcaagagttcgttGAGGTGTCACAAGAACCGTgtgactggttgaccaaagagcGCGAATACCGGGCCGAAGTAAGCAAGCTAAAACGACAGCTCAaagatctgaaatttgagaacaaggtgCAAGTTGTTGCCGATGAGGGAGAGAAGAACAGGTTGGCCCAAGCAAATGAGGCTCTCAAGGCTcagatccgacaaatgaggataaaTGCTGACAATcagcaaaggagtcggtcggatgaaagATTGATTTACGGACTAAAGAAGGAAATCGGTGAatgccgggatgatttgaagagGTCTGAGGGTACCCTAGCACAACTCCAGGTACAATGGGCAAAGAGaacgaaagagcgcacacagtacctacagcaggcaaggaaagattatgaaaagaccattgtcggTCTAAAAAGGAATGTGgccaccctagagagcaaggcggctaaacaagccaaggcttttgaaaccgagagtaaacatTGTTGTAATCTGATGGCCTCAATGGAAGgtgaaatacagcagttacggaaacaacatctgcatgattctcgggttttgaaggttagaggggatcagatagaacgcctacaCCTAGAGAAATGTCAAACCAGaaacaagattctgactattgctagtgctatcaccaggaaatgtcgagagtgtgaagacatgacccgcactaccttcatgTCAGCATTAATGATTTTCGTCAAGCGGACAATGTACGatctggagcaacttgaaagggatctcgcacctaagcCTGcagcaaggccgaacgatgcctcgtgGGCACCAACTTTTGGAGCCTTAATGTATTTATAG